A single Drosophila ananassae strain 14024-0371.13 chromosome 3L, ASM1763931v2, whole genome shotgun sequence DNA region contains:
- the LOC6494621 gene encoding AF4/FMR2 family member lilli isoform X22, whose amino-acid sequence MDLSLERDSSALGSLFQQIINDMKNTSPLWEDFVAKAGKLHTCLRAAIQAIAAYLDAFQKIADAATNSRGASKEIGTALTRVCLRHKAVETRLKTFTTAIMDCLVQPLQERIEDWKRTVATIDKDHAKEYKRCRSELKKRSSDTLRLQKKARKGQTDGLQSLMDSHMQDVTLRRAELEEVEKKSLRAAMVEERLRYCSFVHMLQPVVHEECEVMSELGHLQEAMQSIALVTKDPSVLPQASEELIHDAKASINLYPESPGGGSGSQGGGCSNSLGSRKSSVCSISSINSSGSSNSPGHHHYPRSLSQFVTPAIRLKPGESSDSGFCSSPALTTQTSNATNQTANVSTWPPHNQDTVDSLPPTADRPHTISTAYEKGHQRPPLTVYTFQNPETIHESTTGLNNGSPAAANGQSSSGQTTPATQKSPAASLSRPPLPVKPAHVRCSSLERPLSAQSNHRQGSGSNLLQRQCPSPIPAHITKELSAAHHAQQQQQQQQLQQHQQQQQTPPTYVNMSELANMAALKLTNHQNQQQQQQQKPSPPPLKQQSSIDSISSQHSNDSTGSHQLLQQQQHHQQHMQQQQNHHSASATATRSHSISSTASSLHSHPSIDSTVACGSLVGQHNHSTSTNTNTTTTSPSSGCSTPQNHYSPLLTNSPTSTAAGTPSGSSIGTGAGLGFVYQVSSPTPPASEVLKITEQGSGSGQASVNNDVEEEETDERSRASVLQKASMFEKAAAAAAISPPAPVPVAPPTASVGPAGGGRRSEAEQQEMDKSFEDSIQALNNLIGELDSFQREIDEGKGKQMMMMTSLTGSSNNNVTNVTTTSSSTSSSDNHNTPAGNTSTIEPCAISNQTHSSGCGTDISDTTSDELGGDESAEARRRDRDRDRDLLGASDSELSRCYVSETSSLTGGMTAGGYENPTFAHFVAASASREEAGPGDSVSLASDSLCLGQPRHAYVDTCSDSGSAVVVIYDHQIPITPDIEFVKQNSEIVLLRTKDPQPQALQLHEMRELQQLPTNLAGTPDSSPDGQAPPQPATATVAPAKQRLSSFRATSEQQLQLLGRGSPQRGKATTEPAQDQHPPPPPPPQQQQQVASELQPVDPVKRQLPPKPNSLSLFSGPAPNTLASDKPLVPRKSDFKADLDAKIRRQKHKVQQQLQQQQQSPPQQQAPSATQPQQQQSPPQQSPPNRNCNVTNKPAANVTASASASASKVNQNHRNPCQNQTAASSNHKQYKTPPACPTYSSSSTSLPSLPSLPSLPLSVSTSSANSPPSMLPASARPVAHSPHLYSNANANASVPANPHSPANAHANVKPCITPRPASLSGGGAGGGGSTRIARRSSINQAKPPPPVRRSSSVTPSPNASVGTFRTSSPAAGGGGGGGGIYAQPKLVNSMSSFRTSSPSPNGHAHPLPPTQPKANPNLIAQLNARLNSKQQHQQHEGIYGNQQQQQQQPGGDSIYMRGGLPMSQTPQQQHFDDYATSTNIEKTGSIRAKTKAEFLENLNAKLAKQGMSGRAFAVRNLINSKALPDPRICHESLMDQIKRGATLKRNQKINDRSAPKIH is encoded by the exons ATGGATCTGAGTCTGGAACGCGACAGCTCCGCTCTGGGAAGTCTGTTTCAACAGATTATCAATGATATGAAG AACACCTCGCCGTTGTGGGAGGATTTTGTGGCCAAGGCGGGAAAACTCCATACATGTTTGAG GGCCGCCATCCAAGCAATCGCCGCCTATTTGGATGCCTTCCAAAAGATAGCAGATGCGGCGACCAATTCAAGAG GCGCTTCCAAGGAGATCGGCACCGCCCTCACCCGGGTCTGCCTGCGCCACAAGGCGGTGGAGACGCGCCTGAAGACCTTCACCACGGCCATCATGGATTGTTTGGTGCAGCCGCTGCAGGAGAGGATCGAGGACTGGAAGCGCACAGTGGCCACCATCGACAAGGACCATGCCAAAGAGTACAAGCGGTGCCGGAGTGAGCTGAAGAAGCGCTCCAGCGACACGCTGCGCCTCCAGAAGAAGGCGCGCAAGGGCCAGACGGACGGGCTCCAGTCCCTGATGGACTCGCACATGCAGGACGTGACACTCCGCCGGGCCGAGTTGGAGGAGGTGGAGAAGAAGTCCCTGAGGGCGGCCATGGTGGAGGAGAGACTGCGGTACTGCAGCTTTGTCCACATGCTGCAGCCGGTGGTGCACGAGGAGTGCGAGGTCATGTCCGAACTGGGTCACCTCCAG GAGGCGATGCAGTCGATAGCTCTGGTCACCAAGGACCCCAGTGTCCTGCCCCAGGCCTCCGAGGAACTCATCCACGATGCCAAGGCCAGCATTAATCTCTACCCAGAGTCCCCGGGTGGCGGTTCTGGGTCTCAGGGTGGAGGCTGCTCCAACTCGCTGGGTTCCCGTAAGAGCTCCGTCTGCTCCATCAGTAGCATCAACAGCAGCGGCTCAAGCAACTCACCTGGCCATCACCACTATCCGCGTTCCCTGTCGCAG TTTGTAACGCCCGCAATTCGCTTGAAACCTGGTGAATCCAGTGATAGTGGCTTTTGCTCATCGCCAGCGCTAACAACACAg ACATCGAATGCCACCAATCAGACGGCGAATGTATCCACCTGGCCGCCACACAATCAGGACACTGTGGACAGCCTGCCACCGACCGCCGACCGGCCGCATACCATTTCGACCGCCTACGAGAAGGGCCACCAGCGACCGCCGCTCACAGTCTATACGTTCCAGAACCCGGAGACCATTCACGAGTCAACCACTGGCCTCAATAATGGCTCCCCAGCCGCCGCCAATGGACAGTCCTCGTCTGGCCAGACCACTCCGGCCACCCAGAAGTCCCCGGCTGCCTCCCTCAGCCGGCCACCTCTGCCAGTT AAGCCAGCCCACGTG CGCTGCTCGTCGTTGGAGCGTCCGTTGTCGGCCCAGAGCAACCACCGCCAGGGTAGCGGGAGCAATCTGCTGCAGCGGCAGTGTCCCTCACCGATTCCAGCTCATATCACGAAAG AGCTGTCCGCAGCGCATCatgcccagcagcagcagcaacagcaacagctccagcaacatcagcaacaacagcagacACCGCCCACCTACGTGAATATGTCCGAGTTGGCCAACATGGCGGCCCTGAAACTGACTAACCACCAgaaccagcaacagcagcagcagcagaagcccTCGCCGCCGCCTTTGAAACAACAGAGCTCCATCGACTCGATCAGCTCACAGCATTCCAATGACTCCACGGGTTCGCATCAACTGctccaacagcagcaacatcatcagcaacacatgcaacagcagcaaaatCATCACTCCGCCTCTGCCACAGCCACTCGCTCCCATTCCATATCCTCGACGGCCTCGTCGCTGCACTCGCATCCGTCAATTGACTCGACGGTAGCTTGTGGCTCCCTGGTGGGCCAGCACAACCACAGCACCAGCACCAACACGAACACGACCACCACCTCGCCGTCCAGTGGCTGCTCCACGCCACAGAATCATTACTCGCCCTTGCTAACCAACTCACCCACGTCCACTGCCGCAGGTACACCCAGTGGCAGCAGCATCGGCACGGGAGCCGGCCTGGGCTTTGTCTATCAGGTCAGCTCTCCCACTCCGCCCGCCAGCGAGGTGCTGAAGATCACCGAGCAGGGTTCCGGCTCTGGCCAGGCATCTGTAAACAATGACGTGGAGGAGGAAGAGACCGACGAGCGATCGCGGGCTTCCGTCTTGCAGAAGGCCTCGATGTTCGAGAAGGCGGCAGCTGCGGCTGCCATATCGCCACCGGCTCCGGTTCCAGTCGCTCCACCAACTGCATCGGTTGGCCCGGCCGGAGGAGGACGCCGATCCGAGGCGGAGCAGCAGGAAATGG ACAAGTCTTTCGAAGATTCAATCCAAGctctaaataatttaattggcGAACTAGACTCGTTCCAACGCGAGATCGATGAGGGCAAGGGCAAgcagatgatgatgatgaccaGCCTGACCGGCAGCAGTAACAACAATGTGACGAATGTGACCACCACCAGCAGttccaccagcagcagcgacAACCACAACACGCCCGCCGGCAACACCAGCACCATCGAGCCCTGTGCCATCAGCAATCAGACGCACTCGAGCGGCTGCGGCACCGACATCTCGGACACTACCTCGGATGAGTTGGGCGGCGACGAGAGTGCGGAGGCACGGCGACGGGATCGGGATAGGGACAGGGACCTGCTTGGAGCCAGCGATTCGGAGCTGAGTCGTTGCTATGTGAGCGAGACGAGTTCGCTGACCGGCGGGATGACGGCCGGCGGCTACGAGAATCCCACATTTGCGCACTTTGTGGCGGCCAGTGCCAGTCGGGAGGAGGCGGGTCCGGGTGACAGTGTCTCCCTGGCGTCGGACAGCCTGTGTCTGGGGCAACCGCGCCACGCCTACGTGGACACCTGCAGCGATAGCGGCAGTGCCGTGGTGGTGATCTACGACCACCAGATTCCCATCACGCCGGACATCGAGTTCGTGAAGCAGAACTCGGAGATAGTGCTGCTGCGCACCAAGGATCCCCAGCCACAGGCGCTACAGCTGCACGAGATGCGCGAGCTGCAGCAGCTGCCGACGAACCTGGCTGGAACGCCGGACTCCTCGCCGGATGGCCAGGCGCCACCGCAGCCGGCCACAGCAACCGTGGCGCCCGCCAAGCAGCGACTCTCCTCCTTCCGCGCCACCAGCGAACAGCAGCTGCAGCTCCTCGGACGCGGCAGTCCCCAAAGAGGTAAAGCCACCACTGAGCCGGCACAGGACCAgcacccaccaccaccaccacccccccagcagcagcagcaggtggCCAGTGAGCTGCAGCCAGTAGATCCTGTCAAGCGCCAGCTGCCGCCCAAACCGAACAGCCTGAGCCTTTTCAGTGGCCCAGCGCCCAACACGCTGGCCAGCGACAAGCCCCTGGTGCCCCGAAAGTCAGACTTTAAGGCCGATCTTGATGCCAAAATACGCAGACAGAAGCACAAAGTCCAACAGCAattgcagcaacagcagcaatcgCCGCCTCAGCAGCAAGCACCTTCCGCCACACaaccgcaacaacaacagtcaCCACCACAACAGTCGCCCCCAAACCGAAACTGTAATGTCACTAATAAGCCAGCCGCCAATGTTACTGCATCCGCATCAGCATCTGCATCTAAAGTGAACCAAAATCATAGAAATCCATGCCAAAATCAGACAGCTGCATCATCCAATCATAAGCAATATAAGACGCCCCCAGCCTGCCCGACATACTCATCTTCATCGACATCGCTACCATCGCTACCATCGCTACCATCATTGCCATTATCAGTCAGCACCTCATCAGCAAACTCTCCGCCATCGATGTTGCCCGCCAGTGCCCGACCAGTAGCCCACTCACCACATCTATACTCCAATGCCAATGCCAATGCTAGTGTCCCAGCCAATCCTCATAGCCCGGCCAATGCCCATGCCAATGTCAAGCCGTGCATTACGCCCAGGCCGGCTTCGTTGTCGG gaggaggagcaggtgGCGGTGGATCCACGCGCATCGCCCGCCGTTCGTCCATCAACCAGGCCAAGCCACCGCCGCCAGTCAGACGCAGCTCTTCGGTGACCCCCAGTCCCAATGCCTCGGTTGGG ACGTTCCGCACCTCATCACCTGCCGCTGGCGGAggcgggggcgggggcggCATTTACGCCCAACCCAAGCTGGTCAACAGCATGTCCAGCTTCCGCACCAGTAGCCCCAGTCCCAACGGACACGCTCACCCACTGCCACCGACACAGCCCAAGGCGAACCCGAATCTGATAGCACAGCTCAATGCACGACTCAACAGCaagcaacagcaccagcagcacGAGGGGATCTACGgcaaccagcagcagcagcaacagcaacccgGAGGGGATTCGATTTATATGCGAGGAGGTTTGCCCATGTCGCAAACGCCTCAGCAGCAACACTTTGACG ACTATGCCACAAGCACAAATATCGAAAAGACTGGCAGCATTCGGGCCAAGACCAAGGCCGAATTCCTCGAGAATCTCAACGCGAAACTGGCCAAGCAGGGAATGTCTGGACGAGCATTCGCCGTGCGCAATCTCATCAACAGCAAGGCCCTG cCTGATCCGCGCATCTGTCACGAGTCGCTGATGGATCAGATCAAACGCGGAGCCACCTTGAAGCGTAACCAGAAGATCAACGATCGCAGCGCTCCAAAAATACATTAA
- the LOC6494621 gene encoding serine-rich adhesin for platelets isoform X32, whose product MDLSLERDSSALGSLFQQIINDMKNTSPLWEDFVAKAGKLHTCLRAAIQAIAAYLDAFQKIADAATNSRGASKEIGTALTRVCLRHKAVETRLKTFTTAIMDCLVQPLQERIEDWKRTVATIDKDHAKEYKRCRSELKKRSSDTLRLQKKARKGQTDGLQSLMDSHMQDVTLRRAELEEVEKKSLRAAMVEERLRYCSFVHMLQPVVHEECEVMSELGHLQEAMQSIALVTKDPSVLPQASEELIHDAKASINLYPESPGGGSGSQGGGCSNSLGSRKSSVCSISSINSSGSSNSPGHHHYPRSLSQTSNATNQTANVSTWPPHNQDTVDSLPPTADRPHTISTAYEKGHQRPPLTVYTFQNPETIHESTTGLNNGSPAAANGQSSSGQTTPATQKSPAASLSRPPLPVRCSSLERPLSAQSNHRQGSGSNLLQRQCPSPIPAHITKELSAAHHAQQQQQQQQLQQHQQQQQTPPTYVNMSELANMAALKLTNHQNQQQQQQQKPSPPPLKQQSSIDSISSQHSNDSTGSHQLLQQQQHHQQHMQQQQNHHSASATATRSHSISSTASSLHSHPSIDSTVACGSLVGQHNHSTSTNTNTTTTSPSSGCSTPQNHYSPLLTNSPTSTAAGTPSGSSIGTGAGLGFVYQVSSPTPPASEVLKITEQGSGSGQASVNNDVEEEETDERSRASVLQKASMFEKAAAAAAISPPAPVPVAPPTASVGPAGGGRRSEAEQQEMDKSFEDSIQALNNLIGELDSFQREIDEGKGKQMMMMTSLTGSSNNNVTNVTTTSSSTSSSDNHNTPAGNTSTIEPCAISNQTHSSGCGTDISDTTSDELGGDESAEARRRDRDRDRDLLGASDSELSRCYVSETSSLTGGMTAGGYENPTFAHFVAASASREEAGPGDSVSLASDSLCLGQPRHAYVDTCSDSGSAVVVIYDHQIPITPDIEFVKQNSEIVLLRTKDPQPQALQLHEMRELQQLPTNLAGTPDSSPDGQAPPQPATATVAPAKQRLSSFRATSEQQLQLLGRGSPQRGKATTEPAQDQHPPPPPPPQQQQQVASELQPVDPVKRQLPPKPNSLSLFSGPAPNTLASDKPLVPRKSDFKADLDAKIRRQKHKVQQQLQQQQQSPPQQQAPSATQPQQQQSPPQQSPPNRNCNVTNKPAANVTASASASASKVNQNHRNPCQNQTAASSNHKQYKTPPACPTYSSSSTSLPSLPSLPSLPLSVSTSSANSPPSMLPASARPVAHSPHLYSNANANASVPANPHSPANAHANVKPCITPRPASLSGGGAGGGGSTRIARRSSINQAKPPPPVRRSSSVTPSPNASVGLKQPQQPEHLHLHQQQLSSSSEHLPPPPAFLLDSMPQSPPPAAMPSSALKVSETVRALAALRHQPASPVALRRMQQQQQQQQQQLQHQQQQQLLQQQQQQQQPFLQSLHQSPSNDDLSYEVYYDSYLDLHAYAPAQQRLTQHQQQYQQQQQQHLMYLQQQHQAAQPPVYQAPPPVDATFRTSSPAAGGGGGGGGIYAQPKLVNSMSSFRTSSPSPNGHAHPLPPTQPKANPNLIAQLNARLNSKQQHQQHEGIYGNQQQQQQQPGGDSIYMRGGLPMSQTPQQQHFDDYATSTNIEKTGSIRAKTKAEFLENLNAKLAKQGMSGRAFAVRNLINSKALPDPRICHESLMDQIKRGATLKRNQKINDRSAPKIH is encoded by the exons ATGGATCTGAGTCTGGAACGCGACAGCTCCGCTCTGGGAAGTCTGTTTCAACAGATTATCAATGATATGAAG AACACCTCGCCGTTGTGGGAGGATTTTGTGGCCAAGGCGGGAAAACTCCATACATGTTTGAG GGCCGCCATCCAAGCAATCGCCGCCTATTTGGATGCCTTCCAAAAGATAGCAGATGCGGCGACCAATTCAAGAG GCGCTTCCAAGGAGATCGGCACCGCCCTCACCCGGGTCTGCCTGCGCCACAAGGCGGTGGAGACGCGCCTGAAGACCTTCACCACGGCCATCATGGATTGTTTGGTGCAGCCGCTGCAGGAGAGGATCGAGGACTGGAAGCGCACAGTGGCCACCATCGACAAGGACCATGCCAAAGAGTACAAGCGGTGCCGGAGTGAGCTGAAGAAGCGCTCCAGCGACACGCTGCGCCTCCAGAAGAAGGCGCGCAAGGGCCAGACGGACGGGCTCCAGTCCCTGATGGACTCGCACATGCAGGACGTGACACTCCGCCGGGCCGAGTTGGAGGAGGTGGAGAAGAAGTCCCTGAGGGCGGCCATGGTGGAGGAGAGACTGCGGTACTGCAGCTTTGTCCACATGCTGCAGCCGGTGGTGCACGAGGAGTGCGAGGTCATGTCCGAACTGGGTCACCTCCAG GAGGCGATGCAGTCGATAGCTCTGGTCACCAAGGACCCCAGTGTCCTGCCCCAGGCCTCCGAGGAACTCATCCACGATGCCAAGGCCAGCATTAATCTCTACCCAGAGTCCCCGGGTGGCGGTTCTGGGTCTCAGGGTGGAGGCTGCTCCAACTCGCTGGGTTCCCGTAAGAGCTCCGTCTGCTCCATCAGTAGCATCAACAGCAGCGGCTCAAGCAACTCACCTGGCCATCACCACTATCCGCGTTCCCTGTCGCAG ACATCGAATGCCACCAATCAGACGGCGAATGTATCCACCTGGCCGCCACACAATCAGGACACTGTGGACAGCCTGCCACCGACCGCCGACCGGCCGCATACCATTTCGACCGCCTACGAGAAGGGCCACCAGCGACCGCCGCTCACAGTCTATACGTTCCAGAACCCGGAGACCATTCACGAGTCAACCACTGGCCTCAATAATGGCTCCCCAGCCGCCGCCAATGGACAGTCCTCGTCTGGCCAGACCACTCCGGCCACCCAGAAGTCCCCGGCTGCCTCCCTCAGCCGGCCACCTCTGCCAGTT CGCTGCTCGTCGTTGGAGCGTCCGTTGTCGGCCCAGAGCAACCACCGCCAGGGTAGCGGGAGCAATCTGCTGCAGCGGCAGTGTCCCTCACCGATTCCAGCTCATATCACGAAAG AGCTGTCCGCAGCGCATCatgcccagcagcagcagcaacagcaacagctccagcaacatcagcaacaacagcagacACCGCCCACCTACGTGAATATGTCCGAGTTGGCCAACATGGCGGCCCTGAAACTGACTAACCACCAgaaccagcaacagcagcagcagcagaagcccTCGCCGCCGCCTTTGAAACAACAGAGCTCCATCGACTCGATCAGCTCACAGCATTCCAATGACTCCACGGGTTCGCATCAACTGctccaacagcagcaacatcatcagcaacacatgcaacagcagcaaaatCATCACTCCGCCTCTGCCACAGCCACTCGCTCCCATTCCATATCCTCGACGGCCTCGTCGCTGCACTCGCATCCGTCAATTGACTCGACGGTAGCTTGTGGCTCCCTGGTGGGCCAGCACAACCACAGCACCAGCACCAACACGAACACGACCACCACCTCGCCGTCCAGTGGCTGCTCCACGCCACAGAATCATTACTCGCCCTTGCTAACCAACTCACCCACGTCCACTGCCGCAGGTACACCCAGTGGCAGCAGCATCGGCACGGGAGCCGGCCTGGGCTTTGTCTATCAGGTCAGCTCTCCCACTCCGCCCGCCAGCGAGGTGCTGAAGATCACCGAGCAGGGTTCCGGCTCTGGCCAGGCATCTGTAAACAATGACGTGGAGGAGGAAGAGACCGACGAGCGATCGCGGGCTTCCGTCTTGCAGAAGGCCTCGATGTTCGAGAAGGCGGCAGCTGCGGCTGCCATATCGCCACCGGCTCCGGTTCCAGTCGCTCCACCAACTGCATCGGTTGGCCCGGCCGGAGGAGGACGCCGATCCGAGGCGGAGCAGCAGGAAATGG ACAAGTCTTTCGAAGATTCAATCCAAGctctaaataatttaattggcGAACTAGACTCGTTCCAACGCGAGATCGATGAGGGCAAGGGCAAgcagatgatgatgatgaccaGCCTGACCGGCAGCAGTAACAACAATGTGACGAATGTGACCACCACCAGCAGttccaccagcagcagcgacAACCACAACACGCCCGCCGGCAACACCAGCACCATCGAGCCCTGTGCCATCAGCAATCAGACGCACTCGAGCGGCTGCGGCACCGACATCTCGGACACTACCTCGGATGAGTTGGGCGGCGACGAGAGTGCGGAGGCACGGCGACGGGATCGGGATAGGGACAGGGACCTGCTTGGAGCCAGCGATTCGGAGCTGAGTCGTTGCTATGTGAGCGAGACGAGTTCGCTGACCGGCGGGATGACGGCCGGCGGCTACGAGAATCCCACATTTGCGCACTTTGTGGCGGCCAGTGCCAGTCGGGAGGAGGCGGGTCCGGGTGACAGTGTCTCCCTGGCGTCGGACAGCCTGTGTCTGGGGCAACCGCGCCACGCCTACGTGGACACCTGCAGCGATAGCGGCAGTGCCGTGGTGGTGATCTACGACCACCAGATTCCCATCACGCCGGACATCGAGTTCGTGAAGCAGAACTCGGAGATAGTGCTGCTGCGCACCAAGGATCCCCAGCCACAGGCGCTACAGCTGCACGAGATGCGCGAGCTGCAGCAGCTGCCGACGAACCTGGCTGGAACGCCGGACTCCTCGCCGGATGGCCAGGCGCCACCGCAGCCGGCCACAGCAACCGTGGCGCCCGCCAAGCAGCGACTCTCCTCCTTCCGCGCCACCAGCGAACAGCAGCTGCAGCTCCTCGGACGCGGCAGTCCCCAAAGAGGTAAAGCCACCACTGAGCCGGCACAGGACCAgcacccaccaccaccaccacccccccagcagcagcagcaggtggCCAGTGAGCTGCAGCCAGTAGATCCTGTCAAGCGCCAGCTGCCGCCCAAACCGAACAGCCTGAGCCTTTTCAGTGGCCCAGCGCCCAACACGCTGGCCAGCGACAAGCCCCTGGTGCCCCGAAAGTCAGACTTTAAGGCCGATCTTGATGCCAAAATACGCAGACAGAAGCACAAAGTCCAACAGCAattgcagcaacagcagcaatcgCCGCCTCAGCAGCAAGCACCTTCCGCCACACaaccgcaacaacaacagtcaCCACCACAACAGTCGCCCCCAAACCGAAACTGTAATGTCACTAATAAGCCAGCCGCCAATGTTACTGCATCCGCATCAGCATCTGCATCTAAAGTGAACCAAAATCATAGAAATCCATGCCAAAATCAGACAGCTGCATCATCCAATCATAAGCAATATAAGACGCCCCCAGCCTGCCCGACATACTCATCTTCATCGACATCGCTACCATCGCTACCATCGCTACCATCATTGCCATTATCAGTCAGCACCTCATCAGCAAACTCTCCGCCATCGATGTTGCCCGCCAGTGCCCGACCAGTAGCCCACTCACCACATCTATACTCCAATGCCAATGCCAATGCTAGTGTCCCAGCCAATCCTCATAGCCCGGCCAATGCCCATGCCAATGTCAAGCCGTGCATTACGCCCAGGCCGGCTTCGTTGTCGG gaggaggagcaggtgGCGGTGGATCCACGCGCATCGCCCGCCGTTCGTCCATCAACCAGGCCAAGCCACCGCCGCCAGTCAGACGCAGCTCTTCGGTGACCCCCAGTCCCAATGCCTCGGTTGGG CTGAAGCAACCGCAGCAGCCAGAGCACCTGCACctgcaccagcagcagctaaGCAGCTCCAGCGAGCActtgccgccgccgccggctTTCCTGCTGGACTCCATGCCGCAAAGTCCGCCGCCAGCCGCCATGCCCAGCTCGGCGCTGAAGGTATCCGAGACGGTGCGAGCCCTGGCGGCCTTGCGCCATCAGCCGGCCTCTCCGGTGGCTTTGAGACGcatgcagcaacaacagcagcagcagcagcaacagctacaacaccagcaacagcaacagctactacagcagcagcagcagcaacaacagcctTTTCTACAG TCCCTGCACCAGTCCCCCTCGAACGATGATCTAAGCTACGAAGTCTACTACGACTCCTACCTGGATCTGCACGCCTATGCTCCCGCCCAGCAACGCCTTACCCAACATCAACAGCAgtatcagcaacagcaacagcaacatctcATGTatctgcaacagcaacatcaggcTGCCCAGCCGCCTGTCTATCAAGCTCCGCCGCCCGTCGACGCC ACGTTCCGCACCTCATCACCTGCCGCTGGCGGAggcgggggcgggggcggCATTTACGCCCAACCCAAGCTGGTCAACAGCATGTCCAGCTTCCGCACCAGTAGCCCCAGTCCCAACGGACACGCTCACCCACTGCCACCGACACAGCCCAAGGCGAACCCGAATCTGATAGCACAGCTCAATGCACGACTCAACAGCaagcaacagcaccagcagcacGAGGGGATCTACGgcaaccagcagcagcagcaacagcaacccgGAGGGGATTCGATTTATATGCGAGGAGGTTTGCCCATGTCGCAAACGCCTCAGCAGCAACACTTTGACG ACTATGCCACAAGCACAAATATCGAAAAGACTGGCAGCATTCGGGCCAAGACCAAGGCCGAATTCCTCGAGAATCTCAACGCGAAACTGGCCAAGCAGGGAATGTCTGGACGAGCATTCGCCGTGCGCAATCTCATCAACAGCAAGGCCCTG cCTGATCCGCGCATCTGTCACGAGTCGCTGATGGATCAGATCAAACGCGGAGCCACCTTGAAGCGTAACCAGAAGATCAACGATCGCAGCGCTCCAAAAATACATTAA